Proteins encoded together in one Candidatus Lariskella endosymbiont of Epinotia ramella window:
- a CDS encoding IS5 family transposase (programmed frameshift) has translation MKFENIKDEYAEEFRRLTGIKRGTFEVILSILKEAEAILKSQGGKPNKLALEDRLLMTLEYLREYRTYFHISRSYGISESACYRNIRWIEDTLIKDKRFSLPGRKALLKSDSEYELVLIDATETPIERPKKKQKHFYSGKKRRHTLKTQLIVDKRKKEIICTNFSNGKRHDFRLFKESGVHIHPEIKVLTDTGYQGIDKLHYNSELPKKKTKKRPLSRKDKKKNRQLSSERVLNENVIGMIKRFKIIADRYRNRRKRFGLRFNLLAGIYNFEL, from the exons ATGAAGTTTGAAAACATCAAAGATGAATACGCAGAAGAGTTTCGCAGGCTTACTGGCATTAAACGAGGAACGTTTGAAGTTATACTAAGTATATTAAAAGAAGCTGAAGCTATTTTAAAGTCTCAAGGTGGAAAACCCAATAAATTGGCTTTAGAAGATCGATTACTCATGACGCTTGAGTACTTGCGTGAATACAGGACATATTTTCATATTTCCCGCAGTTATGGAATAAGTGAAAGTGCCTGTTATCGTAATATACGTTGGATTGAAGATACTCTAATTAAAGATAAACGATTTTCACTACCTGGACGTAAAGCATTACTAAAAAGCGATTCTGAATACGAACTTGTGTTAATTGATGCTACTGAAACACCGATAGAACGACCTA AAAAAAAACAGAAGCACTTTTATTCGGGAAAAAAGAGGCGACATACTCTAAAAACTCAGCTTATTGTGGATAAAAGGAAAAAAGAAATCATTTGCACTAATTTTTCTAATGGCAAGCGTCATGATTTCAGGTTATTTAAAGAATCCGGAGTTCACATCCACCCTGAGATTAAAGTTCTTACAGATACTGGTTATCAAGGCATTGATAAGTTGCATTATAATTCAGAGTTACCAAAGAAAAAGACAAAAAAGCGACCACTAAGCAGGAAAGATAAAAAGAAAAATCGTCAATTGTCTAGTGAACGTGTTTTAAATGAAAACGTCATAGGCATGATCAAACGATTTAAAATTATCGCTGATCGTTATAGGAACAGAAGAAAACGATTCGGTTTAAGGTTTAATTTACTTGCTGGTATCTATAACTTTGAGCTTTAA
- a CDS encoding transposase translates to MKTEKNKKINEAIDLLIEGGADLKTVLKQDGLIKELTKSILERALQAEMSEHLGYNKYDRSETENCRNGHYNKNLITENGSIELNIPRDREGKFAPVIVSKNQTRIDGLGLSH, encoded by the coding sequence ATGAAGACAGAAAAGAATAAGAAAATAAATGAAGCGATAGATTTACTGATAGAAGGAGGAGCGGATTTAAAGACAGTACTGAAGCAGGATGGATTGATTAAGGAATTAACGAAGAGTATTTTGGAGAGAGCCTTGCAGGCAGAAATGTCTGAACACTTAGGTTATAACAAATATGATAGGTCTGAAACTGAGAATTGCAGGAATGGTCATTATAATAAGAATTTGATTACTGAGAATGGCAGTATCGAGTTAAATATTCCGCGAGATAGAGAAGGTAAATTTGCACCTGTAATTGTCTCCAAGAATCAAACAAGAATAGATGGTTTGGGTCTTTCTCATTGA
- a CDS encoding IS256 family transposase produces MKTEKNKKINEAIDLLIEGGADLKTVLKQDGLIKELTKSILERALQAEMSEHLGYNKYDRSETENCRNGNYNKHLITENGSIELNIPRDREGKFAPVIVSKNQTRIDGLDQKIISLYAKGMSLSDIKIQLHELYGAEVSESLISRVTDDIIDEVRIWQSRPLEPLYPIVYFDCLIVKVRQDKQIINKSVYVALGIDLQGRKDILGLWISENEGSKFWLSNFTELKNRGLKDILIACSDNLTGMSEAICASYPKTEHQLCIVHQIRNSLKYVSYKDRKLLASDLKLIYSSATEDEAHLALESFDKKWSKRYPHIAKSWYNNWENLVIFLQYPESIRKIIYTTNAIESLNSQLRKVTRNKRVFPNDDSVFKVLYLTIDYITKKWTMPISNWNEAMAHFIIKFDGRF; encoded by the coding sequence ATGAAGACAGAAAAGAATAAGAAAATAAATGAAGCGATAGACTTACTGATAGAAGGAGGAGCGGATTTAAAGACAGTACTGAAGCAGGATGGATTGATTAAGGAATTAACGAAGAGTATTTTGGAGAGAGCCTTGCAGGCAGAGATGTCTGAACATTTAGGTTATAACAAATATGATAGGTCTGAAACTGAGAATTGCAGGAATGGCAATTATAATAAGCATTTGATTACTGAGAATGGTAGTATCGAGTTAAATATTCCGCGAGATAGAGAAGGTAAATTTGCACCTGTAATTGTATCCAAGAATCAAACAAGAATAGATGGTTTAGATCAAAAGATAATATCTCTGTATGCCAAGGGGATGAGTTTGTCTGATATCAAGATTCAATTACATGAATTATATGGTGCAGAAGTTAGTGAGAGTTTAATTAGTAGGGTTACAGATGATATAATTGATGAGGTTAGAATTTGGCAGAGTAGACCTCTTGAACCATTATATCCTATAGTATATTTTGATTGTTTAATAGTTAAGGTAAGGCAAGATAAACAGATAATTAATAAATCAGTATATGTTGCGCTGGGTATAGATTTACAGGGCCGGAAAGATATTTTAGGATTATGGATAAGTGAGAATGAAGGATCTAAATTCTGGCTTAGTAATTTTACTGAATTGAAGAATCGAGGATTAAAAGATATATTAATTGCCTGTAGTGATAACCTGACTGGTATGTCTGAAGCTATATGCGCAAGTTATCCCAAAACTGAGCATCAGCTTTGTATAGTACATCAAATTAGAAATAGCCTGAAGTATGTATCATATAAAGACAGAAAATTATTGGCATCAGATTTAAAGCTTATTTATAGCTCTGCTACTGAAGATGAAGCGCATCTTGCCCTAGAATCTTTTGATAAGAAATGGAGTAAACGATATCCACATATAGCAAAATCCTGGTATAATAATTGGGAGAATCTTGTAATATTTCTGCAATATCCAGAGAGTATCCGTAAGATAATTTACACTACAAATGCTATAGAATCGCTGAATAGTCAGTTGAGAAAAGTTACAAGAAATAAGCGTGTTTTCCCAAATGATGATTCGGTATTCAAGGTTTTATACCTAACGATTGATTATATTACCAAAAAATGGACCATGCCTATCTCTAACTGGAATGAAGCTATGGCTCATTTTATAATCAAATTTGATGGGAGATTTTAA
- the recO gene encoding DNA repair protein RecO translates to MIIEDKGIILRMTHFQESRFIVKCFLNQNGVVKGLYRPNKLSCTLAPCNIVQARWSGKLGSLGYYNFEPVLHTFALVASSYHKMLIINSVIQLLDSFLQEGDAQGVTFETTERFFRKVIAYKISSEVDSLNLIAAEYLLFELAILKESGFGLDLTKCVVSGKNHNLKFISPKSGCAVSAECAGPYESKLFRLPQFFLYQTEQIKREEILQGFTIINHFMCKHLLHEVIMKKPMYRDKLLSLFIS, encoded by the coding sequence ATGATAATAGAAGATAAAGGGATTATTTTAAGAATGACTCATTTTCAAGAGTCAAGGTTTATTGTAAAGTGTTTTCTTAACCAAAATGGGGTTGTTAAAGGCCTTTATAGACCCAACAAACTTTCATGCACTCTTGCTCCTTGCAATATTGTACAAGCAAGATGGTCTGGAAAGCTTGGAAGTTTGGGGTACTATAATTTTGAACCTGTTTTGCATACTTTTGCGCTAGTTGCAAGTTCCTACCATAAAATGTTGATTATAAATAGCGTAATACAGCTGCTTGATTCCTTCTTGCAAGAAGGAGATGCGCAAGGTGTTACTTTTGAAACCACAGAAAGATTTTTCCGTAAAGTTATTGCATATAAAATAAGCTCTGAGGTAGATTCTTTAAATCTTATTGCTGCGGAGTATTTATTGTTCGAACTTGCAATATTAAAAGAAAGCGGTTTTGGATTAGATCTTACAAAATGCGTAGTCAGTGGGAAAAATCACAACTTAAAATTTATCTCACCAAAATCTGGATGCGCTGTCTCAGCTGAATGCGCAGGTCCATATGAATCAAAGTTGTTTAGACTACCGCAATTTTTTTTATATCAAACAGAACAGATTAAACGCGAAGAAATATTGCAAGGTTTTACAATTATTAATCACTTCATGTGCAAACATTTACTTCACGAGGTTATAATGAAAAAGCCTATGTATAGAGATAAACTGCTTAGTTTATTTATAAGTTAA
- the uvrA gene encoding excinuclease ABC subunit UvrA, which yields MNNGFIRVRGAREHNLKNINVDIPKEKLVVITGLSGSGKSSLAFDTIYAEGRRRYVESLSAYARQFLEAQAKPDVESITGLSPAIAIDQKTTSRNPRSTVATATEIYDYLRVLYARIGVPYSPATGLPIERQTVTQMVDDILSLPMGTKLYVMSPIIKGQKGEHRKELLILRKQGYEKVKIDGLFYDLDDLPMLDKNKKHDIAAVVDRIVLEENLGNRLADSVETALKLSDGILFIEIISIPEESVDPENGNQYKPEDVLVYSEKFACYISGFTLTEIEPRIFSFNSPYGACPKCSGLGTEVYFDADLIVPNHSIGLKDGAILPWSKAACSVVSQLKFYDQTIAALAKHYNFSLLAPFASLPEKIQNIILYGSGNEEITFSYDDGLRRSNVKGRFEGVIPYLERKLQKTESNGVIEELSNYQSAKSCQACLGYGLKQESLCVKIAEKHIGEVCAMTVLEAIDWIDGLESKLSNTHKQIGERLLKEIKKRICFLKDVGLDYLTLNRKSTTLSGGESQRIRLASQIGSGLSGVLYVLDEPSIGLHQCDNMRLLTTLKNLRDLGNTVIVVEHDMDTMVEADYLIDVGPGAGVHGGNIISQGTPAEVTKDSSSITGKYLAKELNIDVPKERRQTDPNKKIEIIGARSNNLKNISAHFPIGSFISVTGVSGSGKSSFVINTLYKAAIKKLHNTKVVPGQHDKILGLEYIDKIIQIDQSPIGRTPRSNPATYTSAFTHIRDWFTGLPESKARGYSPGRFSFNVKGGRCEACEGDGVIKIEMHFLPDIYVQCEECKGARYNRETLEVKYKGHSIADVLTLTIDDAAAFFENIPLIYEKLTALQEVGLGYMRLGQSATTLSGGEAQRVKLAKELSKKSTGRTLYILDEPTTGLHIHDIKKLLAVLHKLVDGDNTVTVIEHNLDVIKTSDYIIDIGPYGGNKGGTIVATGTPEDIARNPNSITGQYLKPYLPCL from the coding sequence ATGAATAACGGATTTATCAGAGTAAGGGGCGCAAGAGAGCATAATCTAAAAAATATTAATGTAGATATTCCAAAGGAAAAGTTAGTAGTAATAACTGGATTAAGCGGTTCTGGAAAGTCCTCTCTAGCTTTTGATACTATATATGCAGAGGGAAGACGAAGATATGTTGAGAGTTTATCTGCATATGCAAGGCAATTCTTGGAAGCACAAGCAAAACCAGATGTAGAATCTATTACAGGTCTTTCTCCTGCAATTGCAATTGATCAAAAGACTACCTCTAGAAATCCGAGATCAACTGTTGCAACAGCGACAGAAATATATGATTACCTTAGAGTTTTGTATGCAAGAATAGGGGTCCCATATTCACCAGCAACTGGACTGCCTATCGAAAGACAAACTGTTACTCAAATGGTTGATGATATCCTTTCTTTGCCTATGGGTACAAAACTATATGTAATGTCTCCTATAATTAAAGGGCAAAAGGGAGAGCATAGGAAAGAACTTCTAATTTTGCGGAAGCAAGGTTACGAAAAAGTAAAGATAGATGGTCTCTTTTACGATCTTGATGATCTACCAATGCTTGATAAGAATAAGAAGCATGATATTGCGGCTGTTGTAGATAGGATAGTTTTAGAGGAAAATCTTGGTAATAGACTAGCAGATAGTGTTGAGACTGCCCTAAAACTCAGCGATGGAATCTTATTCATTGAGATAATTTCAATTCCTGAAGAAAGTGTAGATCCAGAAAATGGTAATCAGTATAAGCCGGAGGATGTTCTTGTATATTCTGAGAAATTTGCTTGCTATATATCAGGATTTACGCTTACTGAAATAGAACCAAGAATTTTCTCATTCAATAGCCCTTATGGAGCATGTCCTAAGTGCAGTGGGCTTGGTACAGAAGTGTATTTTGATGCGGATTTGATAGTTCCAAATCATAGTATTGGCCTAAAAGATGGTGCAATTTTGCCATGGAGTAAAGCTGCTTGTTCTGTTGTATCGCAGTTAAAATTTTATGATCAAACTATTGCTGCACTTGCTAAGCACTACAACTTTAGTTTGTTAGCGCCGTTTGCTTCTTTACCTGAAAAAATACAAAATATAATATTATACGGTTCTGGCAATGAAGAAATCACGTTTTCATATGATGATGGTTTAAGACGTTCTAATGTTAAGGGGCGATTTGAAGGTGTGATTCCATATCTTGAGAGAAAGCTACAGAAAACAGAAAGTAATGGTGTGATAGAAGAGCTCTCAAATTATCAAAGTGCGAAGAGTTGTCAGGCTTGTTTAGGATATGGACTAAAACAAGAATCGCTATGTGTAAAAATTGCAGAGAAACATATAGGAGAAGTCTGTGCAATGACAGTACTTGAGGCGATAGATTGGATCGATGGCCTTGAGTCAAAACTAAGCAACACACATAAACAAATTGGTGAGAGATTGCTGAAGGAAATAAAGAAACGCATATGTTTTTTAAAAGATGTTGGTCTTGATTATCTGACTTTAAACAGAAAATCTACCACTCTTTCTGGCGGAGAAAGTCAGCGGATAAGGCTTGCCTCACAAATAGGTTCTGGTCTGAGTGGAGTGTTATATGTGCTTGACGAACCTTCAATAGGTTTACACCAGTGTGATAACATGAGACTTCTGACCACACTCAAGAATTTAAGGGATCTTGGTAATACTGTGATCGTAGTAGAACATGACATGGATACTATGGTTGAAGCTGACTACTTAATTGATGTTGGGCCTGGTGCTGGAGTGCATGGAGGCAACATAATATCACAAGGAACCCCTGCAGAAGTGACCAAAGATTCGAGTAGCATTACTGGAAAATATCTTGCAAAAGAGCTAAATATAGATGTTCCAAAAGAAAGAAGGCAGACAGACCCAAACAAGAAAATCGAAATTATTGGAGCAAGATCAAACAACTTAAAGAATATTTCTGCTCACTTCCCGATTGGCAGCTTTATATCAGTTACAGGTGTATCTGGTAGTGGAAAATCTAGCTTTGTGATTAATACGCTTTATAAAGCTGCTATAAAGAAATTACATAACACCAAGGTTGTGCCTGGTCAGCATGATAAAATACTTGGTCTTGAATATATAGATAAGATAATACAAATTGATCAATCTCCAATAGGCAGAACACCAAGGTCAAATCCTGCGACTTATACTAGTGCGTTTACGCATATAAGAGATTGGTTTACAGGGCTTCCAGAATCCAAGGCAAGAGGGTATAGCCCTGGTAGATTTTCCTTTAACGTAAAAGGTGGAAGATGTGAAGCATGTGAGGGAGATGGAGTAATCAAGATAGAGATGCATTTTTTACCTGATATATATGTACAGTGCGAAGAATGTAAAGGGGCTCGTTATAATCGAGAGACATTAGAAGTCAAGTATAAGGGGCATTCTATAGCAGATGTTTTGACGCTCACTATTGATGATGCAGCTGCGTTTTTTGAAAATATTCCATTAATTTATGAGAAATTAACGGCACTTCAGGAAGTTGGTTTGGGTTATATGCGTCTTGGACAATCAGCCACAACACTTTCTGGTGGAGAAGCTCAGCGTGTGAAGCTTGCTAAAGAGTTATCAAAAAAATCTACAGGTAGAACTCTTTACATATTAGATGAGCCAACAACTGGATTGCATATACATGACATTAAAAAACTGCTGGCTGTTTTGCATAAGCTAGTTGATGGTGACAATACTGTTACTGTAATTGAGCATAATCTAGATGTGATCAAGACTTCAGATTATATTATCGATATAGGGCCTTATGGTGGGAATAAAGGTGGCACTATTGTTGCAACTGGAACTCCTGAGGATATTGCAAGAAATCCAAACAGTATTACAGGTCAATACCTAAAGCCATATTTGCCGTGTCTATAG
- a CDS encoding transposase has translation MDHRKCRLHLLFLPPYSPDLNPIETHLS, from the coding sequence ATTGATCATAGAAAATGCCGGTTGCATCTACTTTTCTTACCTCCTTATTCGCCAGATTTAAATCCTATTGAGACTCATTTGAGCTAA
- the rlmN gene encoding 23S rRNA (adenine(2503)-C(2))-methyltransferase RlmN, translating to MNKANFLDLEFNRAKDLLLDMQQEPFRTMQIWDWVYRKGVEHFDNMSNLPRELRLTIDEQCEIQYPQIATQQTAQDEVVKWLLKMQDDNTIETVFIPEIERGTLCISSQVGCTLTCKFCHTGTQKLVRNLKAGEIIGQVMLAKKFLEQEKNNTTEQHILKNKQQFQKRITNIVLMGMGEPLLNYENVSIAVKNMMHKNGLNISKNRITLSTSGIIPQIVRCAEELGINLAVSLHATRDSLRDKLVPINKKYKIQELIEACREYSAITGNKRITFEYVMLDGINDSIEEAKELVKLLASLPAKVNLIPFNPWPGTEFRTSSNTQIRKFAKILEDNGYPSPIRKNRGQDIMAACGQLKSNSIRSKTKNCETTS from the coding sequence ATGAATAAAGCTAATTTCTTAGACCTAGAATTTAATAGAGCAAAGGATCTACTACTCGATATGCAACAAGAACCTTTCCGAACAATGCAAATTTGGGACTGGGTGTATCGCAAGGGAGTTGAACATTTTGATAATATGTCCAACTTGCCACGTGAATTACGTCTCACAATAGATGAGCAATGCGAGATACAATATCCTCAAATCGCAACGCAACAAACAGCACAAGATGAAGTAGTAAAGTGGCTACTAAAAATGCAAGACGACAATACTATAGAAACAGTTTTCATTCCAGAAATAGAAAGAGGAACTCTTTGCATTTCATCACAGGTAGGATGTACACTTACATGCAAGTTCTGCCATACAGGAACACAAAAACTTGTGCGAAACCTCAAGGCTGGGGAGATTATAGGGCAAGTCATGCTAGCTAAAAAATTCTTAGAACAAGAAAAAAATAACACAACTGAACAACATATATTAAAGAACAAACAACAGTTTCAGAAACGCATAACAAATATCGTACTTATGGGTATGGGAGAACCGCTCTTAAACTATGAAAATGTATCAATCGCAGTCAAAAATATGATGCATAAAAATGGCCTAAATATATCTAAAAATCGCATTACATTATCAACATCTGGAATAATACCTCAAATAGTACGTTGCGCCGAGGAACTGGGAATAAATCTTGCAGTCTCTCTGCACGCCACGCGCGATTCACTCCGTGATAAGTTAGTTCCTATAAATAAGAAGTATAAAATTCAAGAACTGATAGAAGCCTGCCGCGAGTACTCTGCAATTACCGGAAATAAACGCATCACTTTTGAATATGTGATGCTAGACGGCATCAATGATAGCATTGAGGAAGCAAAAGAGTTGGTGAAATTGCTTGCTTCCCTCCCGGCCAAAGTAAATCTAATACCATTTAATCCATGGCCTGGAACTGAATTTCGTACTTCTTCCAATACACAAATCAGGAAATTTGCAAAAATTCTCGAAGATAATGGATACCCATCACCAATACGAAAGAATAGAGGACAAGATATTATGGCAGCTTGTGGACAGCTAAAATCGAATTCTATCAGAAGCAAAACAAAAAACTGTGAGACTACTTCATGA